A region of the Planctomycetota bacterium genome:
CAGGAAGCCGACCACGCCCAAGTCGCGCTCGGCTCGCTCGACGCCGTCGGCCAGTCAGATCGAGGTCAAGTCATCAGCCGTCACCAAGTCGTCGGTGCCCGTGAGCGTCGGCAGCGGCCTGAGCTTCCTGGCGGGTAAGCCCGGCAGTGACGGCTCCGATGATGCCACCCACGCGGACAAGCCGCGGCTGACGAAAACGAAGCTCCTCACCAAGGACCTAGACAAGTTTCGCCACCTCCTGCTTTTGCATCGTCGGCAGCTGCTGGGCGATATCGAGGGCATGGAGAAGGAAGCCCTGAAGTCTGAAGGCAGCAACCTCTCGACGCTGCCGGTCCACATGGCCGACGTCGGGACGGACATGTACGAGCAGGAGTTCACCCTCGACCTCGCCGACCGCGGTCGACGAGTGATCGACGAGATCGACCATGCGCTGGGCAAGGTGGACAAGAAGACCTATGGAATCTGCGAAGGCACTGGCCAGATGATCTCCAAGGCCCGGCTCGAAGCCCGGCCATGGACGCGGTACAGCATCGAGTACGCCCGCCAGCGTGAGCGTCGTGGCATCCGTCCCTAGGCGCGACGCCGGCGGAGCACCAGCGAGCAGCCGATCAGCACAACCCCCGCCGCCGCGGGCTCGGGGATCGTCGACACCCACGCGTCGAGCAGCTGAAGGTCGGAGGCAGTACCACCGAAATTGCTCCGCAGGATGCCGAAGTCGGACAGGTCGACGTTGCCGTCGCGGTTGAAGTCGCCGAATACAAATCCGTCCGGACTGGTACCGAAGTTCGCCCGCAAAATGCCGAAGTCTGACAGTGCCACGGCGCCGTCGCCATCGGCGTCGCCGGGCAGCCGAACTTCGCCCAACACCGACAGCTCGAGCGAGTCGCCGGCGAGGAATCCGCGCCCGCCGAGAACGTTGTCGGCGTCGCTGGTGCCGATGAGGAACCCGGCAGAAAAGTCGCCGATGGCGTCATCGTTGAGCGTGACTTCGACGCCGGTCGACGCACCCGCCGCCAGGTCACTCGCCGACGCGTTGGCGAGAAATGCCGCGAAGTCGGTCCCGCCGAACAGGCCGGCATCGGTGCCGTCGACGTCGAGTCCCGCGAGCAGTGCCGGGTCGATCCCGCCGGCGAAGTTGAAGACGTCGACCGAGTCGGTGAAGTCGCCCAGACCCTGACCGATGATGCCGAGGTCGAGGGTGAACGCCTCGACGTCAGCGCTGTTGGAGAACGACGCGTTGCTCTGCGCGACGACGGTTGCCGAGAGCGAGACGACGTCGTCTGCGTCGTTGGCCCCACGATCGAAACCGCCGCCGGTGGTGACGTCGAGGTTGTCAACGGTCACGGTCCCGCCGTACTGGCCGATGGTGTTGTTGAAGCCACTCGGCAGACTCGCCGAGATGGTGGCCAGCCGCGCGGTTGGCGACGTCCCGAGCGTGAGCGCGTTGTACCGGCCAGCTGCGTCAGACGTGACGTCGCCGTCGACGCGCACCTCGTAGTAGGTCCCGTCGGCACCGGTCTTTTCGACCGTCAGGTCCACCGTCGCATCGACGCTCGCGCCTACGAGCACTTTGCCGAAGTCCGTCGTGTCGTTGGTCGTGACGTCAAGACGTGTGTCGTTGTCGTTGCCGCGGAAGACGGCCCACGCGTACTCGGGCCGATCGATGTAGGCGTTCCGGTTGTTCGTGTAGTCGTCGAAAATGACTTGGTTTCGCCGACGCTCGAAATCGTCTGGCGTGTCAAGGTAGTGCCAGAGCAGCAGCGACGTGAGATCGCCCATCTCCTCGTCATTCGGATCACCGATGCCGTCGACGAGCTTGAGACCGTTCGCACGCCAGCGGGTTGCCGCATAGAAGGCGATGCGTGCGACGTCGCCCTTGTCGGCATCGCCGGGGAAGAAGTAGCCGCCGTCCGGGCCGGAGTTGACGCGTGCCGCACCGGTGCGTCCGCCGAAGCCGAAGCTGAAGTTGGCGCGATCGCTGTTGATGCCGGCCTCGGCGGGCTTGAGCATGTGGATGTCGCCGTAGCGACCACGCGTCGAATTGCTGCCGCTGGTGCCGAGACGGCTGACAGGCCAGACGTGCTCGCGAGTCTGGTAATCGCCGCTCTGCCACTGCCCGTCGTTGGAGTCCCGCGTGTAGACGAGCAGCATGTTGCTCGAGTCATTGGGATCCTGATCGGTGACCGGCAGGGCGAATCGCACTTCGCCGTAGGTCGTCTGGCTGTGCCCTTGCGCCAAACGCGTTTCGAGTTGGCCGATCAGGTTGCCCGCGGCCGGATCGATGTTGTCGTAGTAGGTGCCGGGATCGAACGGATCGACGGCCGAAGCGAAGCTGCTGGCGGCGAGCGTCGTGGCGGCGGCGGAGGCGATGGCGGTGAGTCGGGTACGCATGCGTCGGGGCAAACCTACGTCCAGAGGAGCAGCCGGTGTCCCGGCGTCCCAAGATTCGCCAGAACAAGGCAACAGACGCAATTCCGGTCCGACCGATTGTGACGACTCGCACCTTCAGCGTCAGGCCGTCTCACGCGTGACAATCGGGTAGCTCTCGCGCTCGCCGACGCCACGCAGCGGGTAGTCCTTGCGTAGCGGCCTTGCGTCGAAGCCATTCCACGTGAGCAGTCGGCGCAGGTCCGGATGACCGCGGAAGACGATGCCGAACATGTCGTACGCCTCACGCTCAGGCCACTCGGCTCCGGGGTAAACGCCCGTCATCGAGTCGATGAACAGCCCCGGATCGCCCTTTTCGGCAGCCTCTTCGTCGCGGTACTCGTCGTCGCCCGGCGCGGTCGATCGCTCAGGATCGAGGAACACCTTGAGCCAGAGACGATTGTTGCTGCCAGTGCTCGTCAGGCCGTAGGTGACAGCGAATCGTCCGGGCGAGCCGCCGGGAAACTTCAGGTAGTCCGTCGCGAGCAACTCGTGGAGCAGGTCGTATCGAAGCTCCTCGTCATCGCGAAGGAAGGTCGCCACCGCGACGATGTGCTCGCGCGGGACGCGGACAGTGACCATGTCGCGAAACTCACCCGCCGCGAGGCCGATGTCGGAAAACTGGGCCTTGAGCTTGGCCAGCGCCGGGTGCGTGATCCGCCTCGTCGGCGTGACGATCGTGTTGCGGGAGGAGTCCGATTCCGTGGCTGCCATGGCCCGATCATTCAGGAGCCGGCAGAATTGGTCAACGGCGAACGGATTTGCGACACGACCGACGTTCATGGCTTCAGAGCAACAAGCAGAGTCATGCTCAGTCATCGCAAGTCGCGTGACTGTTCCGAGACGCCAACCTGCTGGACCGAGCGGCTTCAACGGGACGCGGAACGCCGAAGCGGAAGGGCTTTATGCGCCTTCGTTGTTAGTGCGTTGCGCGACAGCGAGTTGGCGACGATGGTGGCGTTGCTTTCACTCGACAAGGAGTCACCACCATCGAACGCCAACTCTGGCCGATCTTATCGGCCGCTCTCACCTGCGTCGCCGCCCGCCTCCGCCCGCCGCACCGACGCTTCACGCATCCCGACGCTCGCATCGTGCGGGTCTACCTCTTTGCCGTCCTCCACGACCGGCCGACCTCCTGGGCGTGCGACCCGGGCAACTGGACCCACGCCCGGCCGCCGATGCCGATGCCCGACCAGTCGACCTTGAGCCGGCGACTGCAACGCCCCGGCGTCGCACGCCTCTTGACGATGCTGCTCGACGAACTTGAGGAAGCCGACCCGGCCAGGGGGCCAGGGGCGATCGTCCGACGCATCGTCGGTAAGCCGCTGCCTGTGGCCCGCCACAGCGGCGACAAGCAAGCCACCTTCGGCCGCGGGGCCGGCGGGCTGGCCAAGGGCTACAAGCTCCACGCGGTCTACGCCAAGAGCAACAAGCCCACCGCCTTCGCCGTGATGCCGATGCACATCGACGAGAGACGTGTGGCCGAGCGGCTGCTCGCCGAGGCCGGACCGGGCTACGTCCTTGGCGACG
Encoded here:
- a CDS encoding NADH-quinone oxidoreductase subunit C, which encodes MAATESDSSRNTIVTPTRRITHPALAKLKAQFSDIGLAAGEFRDMVTVRVPREHIVAVATFLRDDEELRYDLLHELLATDYLKFPGGSPGRFAVTYGLTSTGSNNRLWLKVFLDPERSTAPGDDEYRDEEAAEKGDPGLFIDSMTGVYPGAEWPEREAYDMFGIVFRGHPDLRRLLTWNGFDARPLRKDYPLRGVGERESYPIVTRETA
- a CDS encoding endonuclease, which translates into the protein MRTRLTAIASAAATTLAASSFASAVDPFDPGTYYDNIDPAAGNLIGQLETRLAQGHSQTTYGEVRFALPVTDQDPNDSSNMLLVYTRDSNDGQWQSGDYQTREHVWPVSRLGTSGSNSTRGRYGDIHMLKPAEAGINSDRANFSFGFGGRTGAARVNSGPDGGYFFPGDADKGDVARIAFYAATRWRANGLKLVDGIGDPNDEEMGDLTSLLLWHYLDTPDDFERRRNQVIFDDYTNNRNAYIDRPEYAWAVFRGNDNDTRLDVTTNDTTDFGKVLVGASVDATVDLTVEKTGADGTYYEVRVDGDVTSDAAGRYNALTLGTSPTARLATISASLPSGFNNTIGQYGGTVTVDNLDVTTGGGFDRGANDADDVVSLSATVVAQSNASFSNSADVEAFTLDLGIIGQGLGDFTDSVDVFNFAGGIDPALLAGLDVDGTDAGLFGGTDFAAFLANASASDLAAGASTGVEVTLNDDAIGDFSAGFLIGTSDADNVLGGRGFLAGDSLELSVLGEVRLPGDADGDGAVALSDFGILRANFGTSPDGFVFGDFNRDGNVDLSDFGILRSNFGGTASDLQLLDAWVSTIPEPAAAGVVLIGCSLVLRRRRA
- a CDS encoding transposase gives rise to the protein MRVYLFAVLHDRPTSWACDPGNWTHARPPMPMPDQSTLSRRLQRPGVARLLTMLLDELEEADPARGPGAIVRRIVGKPLPVARHSGDKQATFGRGAGGLAKGYKLHAVYAKSNKPTAFAVMPMHIDERRVAERLLAEAGPGYVLGDANYHATRLFDAAEANDQVLVAPRRKARGRRPPQGTGSRPQSRARLAMIDRLEGPDPFVRQLLATRRQVETYFANLCNFGGGLSGLPAWVRGDRVVPWVTGKIGIRLARDRHQASVAA
- a CDS encoding TraR/DksA C4-type zinc finger protein translates to STAKKATPKKTAARSASAKKNATAARKPARSTAAAKKKVAKKVTKAAPAKKAPAKKKVAKKTVARKPTTPKSRSARSTPSASQIEVKSSAVTKSSVPVSVGSGLSFLAGKPGSDGSDDATHADKPRLTKTKLLTKDLDKFRHLLLLHRRQLLGDIEGMEKEALKSEGSNLSTLPVHMADVGTDMYEQEFTLDLADRGRRVIDEIDHALGKVDKKTYGICEGTGQMISKARLEARPWTRYSIEYARQRERRGIRP